A section of the Pseudomonas prosekii genome encodes:
- a CDS encoding YybS family protein: MRAIAEFIMRGRVQATLVVAGCAALPLLYWLGAAAGCLVLLRRGLKDAIGVLALGLLPALVWWLYSDDPRALLVLLGSSSLALVLRASESWNRVLLVSIAMGVVFAVVLGTAFAPQIEMLAQALIKVMPSLLGDVYQKLSVDEQARFASLIAPVLTGLIAALLQIVSVLSLLVGRYWQALLYNPGGFGREFRAIRFPLGLAMLLLAFMLLGPNFGSQLAMLTPLCSVPLVFAGLSLIHGLVAQKRLARFWLVGLYVTLLLFMQLIYPLLVVLAIVDSLIDFRGRLAPKDADNANGEG, encoded by the coding sequence ATGCGCGCCATAGCTGAGTTCATCATGCGAGGCCGCGTGCAGGCCACTCTGGTAGTGGCTGGATGTGCGGCATTGCCGTTGTTGTATTGGTTGGGTGCTGCCGCAGGTTGCCTTGTGCTCCTGCGGCGCGGATTGAAGGACGCCATTGGCGTACTTGCTCTGGGACTGCTGCCGGCCTTGGTCTGGTGGCTTTACTCCGATGACCCACGGGCACTTCTGGTGCTGCTGGGGTCTTCGAGCCTTGCGTTGGTTTTGCGCGCAAGCGAGTCCTGGAACCGCGTGCTGCTGGTCAGCATAGCGATGGGAGTGGTGTTTGCAGTGGTGCTGGGGACAGCTTTTGCTCCCCAAATCGAGATGTTGGCGCAGGCCTTGATAAAGGTCATGCCGTCGCTACTCGGTGATGTCTACCAGAAGTTGTCGGTAGATGAGCAAGCGCGTTTCGCGTCCCTGATTGCACCGGTCCTGACCGGCCTTATTGCGGCTTTGTTGCAGATCGTCAGTGTGCTGAGCCTGCTTGTCGGGCGCTACTGGCAGGCGTTGTTGTACAACCCGGGTGGTTTTGGTCGCGAGTTTCGCGCCATCCGCTTCCCGCTGGGGCTGGCGATGTTACTGCTGGCGTTCATGCTGCTGGGGCCGAACTTCGGTTCCCAGTTGGCGATGTTGACGCCGTTGTGCAGTGTACCGCTGGTGTTCGCTGGGCTATCCCTGATTCACGGGCTGGTCGCGCAAAAGCGACTGGCCAGGTTTTGGCTGGTGGGGTTGTACGTGACGCTGTTGCTGTTCATGCAGCTGATCTATCCGTTGCTGGTGGTCTTGGCCATCGTCGACAGCCTGATTGATTTTCGCGGTCGTCTGGCGCCGAAAGACGCCGATAACGCGAACGGTGAAGGTTAA
- the rpsR gene encoding 30S ribosomal protein S18, which translates to MARFFRRRKFCRFTAEDVKEIDYKDLNTLKAYVSETGKIVPSRITGTKARYQRQLATAIKRARFLALLAYTDSHGR; encoded by the coding sequence ATGGCACGTTTCTTCCGTCGTCGTAAATTCTGCCGCTTCACCGCTGAAGACGTGAAAGAGATCGATTACAAAGATCTCAACACTCTGAAAGCCTATGTATCCGAGACCGGCAAAATCGTTCCAAGCCGTATCACCGGTACCAAAGCACGTTATCAGCGTCAGCTGGCCACCGCTATCAAGCGCGCCCGCTTCCTGGCCCTGCTGGCCTACACCGACAGCCACGGCCGCTGA
- the rpsF gene encoding 30S ribosomal protein S6 yields the protein MRHYEIIFLVHPDQSEQVGGMVERYTKLIEEDGGKIHRLEDWGRRQLAYAINNVHKAHYVMLNVECTGKALAELEDNFRYNDAVIRNLVIRREEAVTGQSEMLKAEENRSERRERRDRPEHEGAESADSDDSDNSDNADE from the coding sequence ATGCGTCATTACGAAATCATCTTTTTGGTCCACCCGGATCAAAGCGAGCAAGTCGGCGGCATGGTAGAGCGTTACACCAAGCTGATCGAAGAAGACGGCGGCAAAATCCACCGTCTGGAAGATTGGGGCCGTCGTCAACTGGCCTACGCAATCAACAATGTTCACAAGGCTCACTACGTGATGCTGAACGTTGAATGCACTGGCAAGGCCCTGGCCGAGCTGGAAGACAACTTCCGCTACAACGATGCAGTGATCCGTAACCTGGTCATCCGTCGCGAAGAAGCCGTTACCGGCCAATCCGAGATGCTCAAGGCTGAAGAAAACCGCAGTGAGCGCCGTGAGCGTCGCGACCGTCCTGAGCACGAAGGCGCCGAAAGCGCTGATAGTGATGACAGCGACAACAGCGATAACGCTGACGAGTAA
- the rlmB gene encoding 23S rRNA (guanosine(2251)-2'-O)-methyltransferase RlmB yields the protein MSQLEKIYGVHAVEALLRHHPKRVKQIWLAEGRSDPRVQTLIQLAAENRVAVGNAERRELDAWVDGVHQGVVADVSPSQVWGEAMLDELLDRSEGSPLLLVLDGVTDPHNLGACLRSADAAGALAVIVPKDKSATLTPTVRKVACGAAEVIPLVAVTNLARTLEKLKQRGLWVVGTAGEAEQSLYQQDMTGPTILIMGAEGSGMRRLTRDLCDYLVHLPMTGSVSSLNVSVATGVCLFEAQRQRSVKAASKKS from the coding sequence ATGAGTCAGTTGGAAAAAATCTACGGCGTGCATGCGGTAGAAGCGTTGCTGCGTCACCACCCGAAACGCGTCAAGCAGATCTGGCTGGCTGAAGGTCGCAGCGATCCGCGTGTGCAGACGCTGATCCAGTTGGCCGCTGAAAATCGCGTGGCGGTCGGCAATGCCGAGCGTCGCGAGCTGGACGCCTGGGTTGATGGCGTGCACCAGGGCGTGGTTGCGGACGTGAGTCCGAGCCAGGTCTGGGGCGAGGCGATGCTCGACGAGTTGCTGGATCGCTCCGAAGGTTCGCCGCTGTTGTTGGTGCTCGACGGCGTGACCGATCCGCACAACCTCGGCGCTTGCCTGCGTTCGGCCGATGCGGCCGGTGCGCTGGCGGTGATCGTGCCGAAGGACAAGTCAGCCACGCTGACCCCAACCGTACGTAAAGTGGCGTGCGGCGCGGCGGAAGTGATTCCGTTGGTCGCGGTGACCAACCTGGCGCGCACGCTGGAAAAGCTCAAGCAGCGCGGCTTGTGGGTTGTCGGCACGGCGGGCGAAGCTGAGCAGAGCCTGTATCAGCAAGACATGACCGGCCCGACCATCCTGATCATGGGCGCCGAAGGCAGCGGCATGCGTCGTCTGACGCGTGATCTGTGCGACTACCTCGTGCACTTGCCGATGACCGGCAGCGTCAGCAGCCTGAACGTCTCCGTGGCCACTGGCGTCTGCCTGTTCGAAGCGCAGCGCCAGCGTAGCGTCAAGGCTGCCTCGAAAAAGTCCTGA
- the rnr gene encoding ribonuclease R, whose translation MADWQSLDPEAAREAEKYDNPIPSRELILQHLADRGSPANREQLVEEFGLTTDDQIEALRRRLRAMERDAQLIYTRRGTYAPVDKLDLILGRISGHRDGFGFLVPDDGSDDLFMSPAQMRLVFDGDRALARVSGLDRRGRREGMIVEVVSRAHETIVGRYFEEGGIGFVVADNPKIQQEVLVTPGRNANANIGQFVEVKITHWPTPRFQPQGDVVEVVGNYMAPGMEIDVALRAYDIPHVWPEAVLKEAAKLKPEVEEKDKEKRIDLRHLPFVTIDGEDARDFDDAVYCEAKPGKLRLFSGGWKLYVAIADVSSYVKIGSALDNESQVRGNSVYFPERVIPMLPEQLSNGLCSLNPHVDRLAMVCEMTISKSGEMTDYCFYEAVIHSHARLTYNKVSAMLETPKLTEARQLRGEYTDVLPHLKQLYALYKVLLAARHVRGAIDFETQETRIIFGTERKIAEIRPTVRNDAHKLIEECMLAANVATAEFLKKHEIPALYRVHNGPPPERLEKLRAFLGELGLSLHKGKDGPSPKDYQALLASIKDRPDFHLIQTVMLRSLSQAVYSADNQGHFGLNYEAYTHFTSPIRRYPDLLTHRAIRSVIHSKQDTPHVRRAGAMTIPKARIYPYDEAALEQLGEQCSMSERRADEATRDVVNWLKCEFMKDRVGESFPGVITAVTGFGLFVELTDIYVEGLVHVTALPGDYYHFDPVHHRLAGERTGRSFRLGDTVEVRVMRVDLDERKIDFEMAEKTISAPIGRKKRGTESTAPAAKTAAKAEPAPAKSGRRPAKEKAPEAYRPSDAAAKNAELRKSRELKQALLSEAKSGGKAASGGKTGRSAPEKDAGGKPAKPSKHRKGPPKAGSAPAAKSGGARKPKAKS comes from the coding sequence ATGGCCGATTGGCAGTCCCTCGATCCCGAGGCCGCTCGTGAAGCGGAAAAATATGATAACCCTATTCCTAGCCGCGAACTGATCCTTCAGCACCTTGCTGATCGAGGTTCGCCTGCTAACCGCGAGCAGTTGGTGGAAGAGTTTGGTCTGACCACAGATGACCAGATCGAAGCCCTGCGTCGCCGCCTGCGCGCCATGGAGCGCGACGCTCAACTCATCTATACCCGCCGCGGCACTTATGCGCCGGTGGACAAGCTCGACTTGATCCTCGGCCGCATCAGCGGTCACCGTGACGGTTTCGGCTTCCTCGTCCCCGACGACGGCAGTGACGACCTGTTCATGAGCCCGGCGCAAATGCGTCTGGTGTTCGACGGCGACCGGGCCCTGGCCCGTGTGTCCGGCCTGGACCGTCGCGGTCGCCGCGAAGGCATGATCGTTGAAGTGGTTTCGCGTGCTCACGAAACCATCGTCGGCCGCTACTTTGAAGAGGGCGGCATCGGTTTTGTCGTTGCGGATAATCCGAAGATCCAGCAAGAAGTGCTGGTCACGCCGGGCCGCAACGCCAACGCCAATATCGGTCAGTTCGTTGAAGTGAAGATCACTCACTGGCCGACTCCGCGCTTCCAGCCGCAAGGCGATGTGGTTGAAGTCGTGGGCAACTACATGGCGCCGGGCATGGAAATCGACGTCGCCCTGCGCGCCTACGATATCCCGCACGTCTGGCCTGAAGCGGTGTTGAAAGAAGCCGCCAAGCTCAAGCCTGAAGTCGAAGAGAAGGACAAAGAGAAGCGCATCGACCTGCGCCATCTGCCGTTCGTCACCATCGATGGTGAAGATGCGCGCGACTTCGACGACGCGGTTTACTGCGAAGCCAAACCGGGCAAGCTGCGCCTGTTCTCCGGCGGCTGGAAGTTGTATGTGGCGATTGCCGACGTTTCCAGCTACGTGAAAATCGGTTCGGCGCTGGACAACGAATCCCAGGTGCGTGGCAACTCGGTGTACTTCCCCGAGCGCGTGATTCCGATGCTGCCGGAGCAACTGTCCAACGGCCTGTGCTCGCTGAATCCGCATGTCGATCGCTTGGCCATGGTTTGCGAGATGACCATCTCCAAATCCGGCGAAATGACCGACTACTGCTTCTACGAAGCGGTGATTCACTCCCACGCTCGCCTGACTTACAACAAAGTCAGCGCGATGCTGGAAACGCCGAAACTCACCGAAGCGCGTCAACTGCGCGGCGAGTACACCGACGTTCTGCCACACCTCAAGCAGCTTTATGCGCTCTACAAAGTGCTGTTGGCTGCCCGTCACGTACGTGGCGCGATCGATTTCGAAACGCAGGAAACCCGAATCATCTTCGGTACCGAGCGCAAGATTGCCGAAATCCGTCCGACCGTTCGTAACGATGCGCACAAGCTGATCGAGGAATGCATGCTGGCGGCCAACGTGGCCACTGCCGAATTCCTCAAGAAGCACGAAATTCCTGCGCTGTATCGCGTTCACAACGGTCCGCCACCGGAGCGTCTGGAAAAACTGCGCGCGTTCCTCGGTGAGCTCGGTCTGTCCCTGCACAAAGGCAAGGACGGCCCGTCGCCGAAGGATTACCAGGCATTGCTGGCGAGCATCAAGGATCGTCCGGATTTCCATCTGATCCAGACCGTCATGCTGCGTTCGTTGAGCCAAGCGGTGTACAGCGCTGATAACCAAGGCCACTTCGGCCTGAATTACGAAGCCTACACCCACTTCACCTCGCCGATCCGCCGCTACCCGGACTTGCTCACGCACCGGGCGATTCGCAGCGTTATCCATTCCAAGCAAGACACCCCGCACGTTCGCCGTGCTGGCGCGATGACCATTCCGAAAGCGCGGATTTATCCGTATGACGAAGCGGCCCTCGAGCAGCTCGGCGAGCAGTGCTCGATGAGCGAGCGCCGTGCCGACGAAGCGACCCGCGACGTCGTGAACTGGCTCAAGTGCGAGTTCATGAAAGATCGCGTGGGCGAATCGTTCCCAGGTGTGATCACCGCGGTGACCGGTTTCGGCCTGTTCGTCGAGTTGACCGACATTTACGTCGAAGGCCTGGTGCACGTCACCGCGCTGCCGGGCGATTACTACCACTTCGATCCAGTGCACCACCGCCTCGCCGGTGAGCGTACCGGTCGCAGTTTCCGCTTGGGCGACACCGTTGAAGTGCGCGTGATGCGCGTTGACCTCGACGAACGCAAGATCGACTTCGAGATGGCTGAAAAAACCATCAGCGCGCCGATCGGTCGCAAGAAGCGCGGCACTGAAAGCACTGCGCCAGCGGCGAAAACTGCTGCCAAGGCTGAGCCCGCACCGGCCAAATCCGGTCGTCGTCCAGCCAAGGAAAAAGCGCCCGAGGCCTATCGCCCGAGCGATGCGGCGGCAAAAAATGCCGAGCTGCGCAAAAGCCGTGAATTGAAGCAGGCGCTCCTGTCTGAAGCAAAAAGCGGCGGTAAAGCGGCGTCTGGGGGAAAGACCGGACGGTCGGCGCCTGAAAAGGATGCCGGCGGCAAGCCAGCCAAACCGAGCAAACACCGTAAAGGCCCGCCAAAAGCGGGTTCGGCTCCAGCCGCGAAAAGCGGCGGGGCGCGTAAACCTAAGGCCAAGTCATGA
- a CDS encoding iron ABC transporter substrate-binding protein: MMFRNTLRRGLTFTLLGLALATPLTQAADPVSLTLYNGQHKEVGDAVAKAFEAKTGIHVNVRKGSSNQLASQVVEEGDRSPADVIYTEESPPLNKLGEQGLLATTDAATLAVLPKDYVASNGTWIGITARVRVVAYNPKLIDEKDLPKSVMEFSDPQWQGKVGFVPTSGAFQEQAVAIIKVHGRDAAEEWLTGLRAFGKTYSNNMVALKAVENGEVATVLVNNYYWFALQREKGQLDSKLHYFTGGDVGGLITVSSAAVLKSSKHPKEAQQFLAYMASEEGQRVITQTTAEYPLHKGMESDRGLKPFSELEAPKVTPADLGNAEEALDLERDVGLN, translated from the coding sequence ATGATGTTTCGAAATACCCTGCGCCGCGGCCTGACCTTTACGCTGCTTGGCCTGGCACTCGCCACTCCCCTCACCCAGGCCGCCGACCCGGTTTCCCTGACTCTTTATAACGGCCAGCACAAGGAAGTCGGCGACGCAGTCGCCAAAGCCTTCGAAGCCAAGACCGGCATTCACGTCAACGTGCGCAAGGGCAGCAGCAACCAGCTCGCCAGCCAGGTTGTCGAGGAAGGTGACCGCTCCCCCGCCGACGTGATCTACACCGAAGAGTCGCCGCCGCTGAACAAGCTCGGCGAACAAGGTTTGCTCGCCACCACCGACGCCGCCACGCTCGCCGTGCTGCCGAAAGACTACGTCGCGAGCAACGGCACCTGGATCGGCATCACTGCCCGGGTCCGCGTGGTCGCCTACAACCCGAAACTGATCGACGAAAAAGACCTGCCGAAATCGGTGATGGAATTCTCCGATCCGCAATGGCAAGGCAAGGTCGGCTTCGTGCCTACCAGCGGCGCCTTCCAGGAACAAGCGGTCGCGATCATCAAGGTCCACGGCCGTGATGCCGCCGAAGAATGGCTGACTGGCCTGCGCGCTTTCGGCAAAACCTACAGCAACAACATGGTTGCCCTGAAAGCCGTGGAAAATGGCGAAGTCGCCACGGTGCTGGTCAACAACTACTACTGGTTCGCGCTGCAGCGTGAAAAGGGCCAGCTCGATTCGAAACTGCATTACTTCACCGGCGGCGACGTCGGCGGGTTGATCACCGTTTCCAGCGCAGCCGTGCTGAAATCCAGCAAACATCCAAAAGAAGCCCAGCAATTCCTCGCCTATATGGCCAGCGAAGAAGGTCAGCGCGTGATCACCCAGACCACCGCCGAATACCCGCTGCACAAAGGCATGGAATCGGATCGCGGGCTCAAGCCGTTCAGCGAACTCGAAGCGCCGAAAGTCACCCCGGCCGACCTCGGCAATGCCGAAGAAGCCCTGGACCTGGAACGTGACGTTGGCTTGAACTGA
- a CDS encoding ABC transporter permease translates to MSASLSAPASRGGYVPRRKRPSIWLLLPVLLLVVLSLLPLAYVGLKTWQAGWAEALHLLWRPYVFGLLRNTLSLMVGVTVACGVIGLSLAWLLERSNLKGRRLWGVILCLPFAVPAFVSSFTWVSLSANFEGLGGAILVMTLSKYPLIFLPVAATLRNLDPSLEESARTLGQNRWGVFFRVTLPLLWPSLLAGSLLIALHMLVEFGALSIIGLQTFTTAIYQQFELEFSNANAAMLSAVLLALCLLLLWLELRVRGKGRHVRTGQGAARRAEQVRLGPWAAAGQVYCLALAIIGSGIPLGMLAYWLAVGSSAAFPVAAISEALLSSLALSLGGAALCLVLAVPVGLLVVRYKGQLAIWAERLPYLLHALPGLVIALTLVYFALHYVPVLYQTSMLLLIAYALLFLPLAQAPIRTALNKAAPQLEEAARTLGASSFSAFCRVTLPIIFPALGAAFALVFLDAMKELTATLLLSPTGLNTLATEVWAHTANVEFAAAAPYAALLILVSGLPVYLLTTRMYLSR, encoded by the coding sequence ATGAGCGCATCGTTATCGGCCCCCGCCTCGCGCGGGGGTTATGTGCCACGGCGCAAAAGGCCGTCGATCTGGTTGCTGCTGCCGGTATTGCTGCTGGTGGTCCTCAGTCTGTTGCCGCTGGCGTATGTCGGGCTGAAAACCTGGCAAGCGGGCTGGGCCGAGGCGCTGCATCTGTTGTGGCGGCCATATGTGTTCGGCCTGCTGCGCAACACGCTATCGCTGATGGTCGGCGTCACCGTCGCTTGCGGCGTGATTGGCCTGTCACTGGCCTGGCTGCTTGAGCGCAGCAATCTGAAGGGACGGCGTTTATGGGGCGTGATCCTGTGCCTGCCGTTCGCGGTGCCAGCATTTGTCAGCAGCTTCACCTGGGTTTCGCTCAGCGCGAATTTCGAAGGTTTGGGCGGTGCGATCCTGGTGATGACCCTGTCCAAATACCCGCTGATATTTCTGCCGGTAGCGGCGACTTTGCGCAATCTCGACCCGTCGCTGGAAGAGTCCGCACGCACGCTCGGGCAGAACCGCTGGGGCGTGTTTTTCCGCGTTACCCTGCCGCTGCTGTGGCCGTCGCTGCTGGCCGGCTCGCTGTTGATTGCGCTGCACATGCTCGTCGAGTTCGGCGCGCTGTCGATCATCGGCCTGCAAACGTTCACCACGGCGATCTACCAACAATTCGAACTGGAATTCAGCAACGCCAACGCGGCGATGCTCTCGGCGGTGTTGCTGGCGCTGTGCCTGCTGCTGTTGTGGCTGGAATTGCGCGTTCGCGGCAAGGGTCGCCACGTGCGCACCGGCCAAGGGGCGGCGCGGCGGGCGGAACAGGTTCGACTGGGGCCATGGGCTGCCGCCGGACAGGTTTATTGCCTGGCGCTGGCGATCATTGGCAGCGGCATTCCGCTGGGGATGTTGGCGTACTGGTTGGCTGTCGGTTCCTCGGCAGCCTTCCCGGTCGCAGCGATCAGCGAAGCGTTGCTGTCGTCACTGGCGTTATCGCTGGGCGGCGCAGCGCTGTGCCTGGTGCTGGCGGTGCCGGTGGGTTTGCTGGTGGTGCGTTACAAAGGCCAACTGGCAATCTGGGCTGAACGCTTGCCGTATCTGCTGCACGCGCTGCCAGGATTGGTGATTGCGTTGACGCTGGTGTATTTCGCCCTGCATTACGTGCCGGTGCTGTACCAGACTTCGATGCTGCTGCTGATTGCTTATGCGCTGCTGTTTCTGCCGCTGGCGCAGGCGCCGATCCGCACCGCGCTGAACAAGGCTGCACCACAACTCGAAGAAGCCGCGCGCACGCTGGGCGCATCGTCGTTCAGCGCGTTTTGCCGAGTGACGTTGCCGATCATCTTTCCGGCACTCGGCGCGGCGTTTGCGCTGGTGTTTCTGGATGCGATGAAGGAACTGACGGCGACGCTGCTGTTGAGCCCGACCGGGTTGAATACGTTGGCGACGGAAGTCTGGGCGCACACCGCGAACGTCGAGTTTGCGGCGGCGGCGCCTTATGCGGCGTTGTTGATTCTGGTGTCGGGGCTGCCGGTTTATCTGCTGACGACGCGGATGTATTTGAGCCGCTGA
- a CDS encoding methyl-accepting chemotaxis protein yields MSAILSLLQSRLLRPVFVTLGIALLVQVLVAVALTRSTVTALEADLGVRLGADSQKLSGELEQAGREVTSSLDSLSTNTRQRLTAGLSTRLKDEQSQLRATLEKDLKDSANDMAQLLASVAPRAMWDSDVPTLSEFARRAQRNPNVLFVVYDDATGQHLTRYLNRENPINKALLEKGQGERALDKVLDAAKNDPSVYYLEASINPNGVEIGKVLMGVSTASVEADLADLDKRFLALIASSDQLVGDSLKGAAAESATAMGARLQSAQATAAEMKTNTTSTVQEAASTLRWRIGMGLALVGFGVLLLLAVVLGRRVVNRLKMLIAAMDDLAAGEGDLTKRVQINSKDEIGDMASAVNRFVDKLQPIVREAGDVAQRTGVEIGAMTLRNAGADAAAGMQRDEVAESLRALSQMADEAQSESHAMQAALQQVVDIRQATDENTRTSAKVGSLIEALAGQVDTGAKVIERLAQQSEQIEVVLTVIHGIAEQTNLLALNAAIEAARAGETGRGFAVVADEVRALASKTQSSTGDIQAHIVALQQGAREAVAAIGQAGRQASEGLLVLRDSARLQQSVQVSVEQVHAAIGLATQAAAHQAQGAQAVRGRVETIHAQAEKAAQAVVETTASGKVLDGLAAQLKASLGQFRA; encoded by the coding sequence GTGTCAGCCATTCTCTCACTGTTACAAAGCCGTCTATTACGGCCAGTGTTCGTTACTCTTGGTATCGCTCTTTTGGTGCAAGTGCTGGTTGCCGTCGCCCTGACTCGGAGCACGGTGACTGCATTGGAAGCCGATCTGGGTGTGCGCCTCGGCGCCGACAGTCAAAAGCTCTCCGGTGAACTCGAGCAGGCCGGGCGTGAAGTCACGTCGAGCCTCGACAGCCTGTCGACCAACACCCGTCAGCGCCTCACGGCGGGTTTGTCGACGCGCCTGAAGGACGAGCAGTCGCAGCTGCGGGCGACGCTGGAAAAAGACCTCAAGGATTCGGCCAATGACATGGCGCAACTGCTGGCCTCGGTCGCACCGCGTGCGATGTGGGACAGCGACGTGCCGACCCTCTCCGAATTTGCCCGTCGCGCCCAGCGCAATCCCAACGTGTTGTTCGTGGTTTACGACGATGCCACCGGCCAGCACCTGACGCGCTACCTGAACCGGGAAAACCCGATCAACAAGGCGTTGCTTGAGAAAGGTCAGGGCGAGCGTGCGCTGGACAAAGTGCTGGATGCGGCGAAAAACGATCCTTCGGTCTACTACCTCGAAGCCTCGATCAACCCGAACGGCGTGGAAATCGGCAAGGTCCTGATGGGCGTTTCGACGGCGTCGGTGGAAGCCGATCTGGCGGATCTGGACAAGCGCTTCCTGGCATTGATCGCCAGCAGCGATCAATTGGTCGGCGACAGTCTCAAAGGTGCGGCCGCTGAAAGCGCCACGGCGATGGGCGCGCGTTTGCAATCGGCGCAAGCCACCGCCGCCGAGATGAAAACCAACACCACCAGCACCGTGCAGGAAGCGGCCAGCACGTTGCGCTGGCGCATCGGAATGGGCCTGGCGCTCGTTGGTTTTGGCGTGTTGCTGTTGCTCGCGGTGGTGCTGGGCCGTCGTGTGGTCAATCGCCTGAAAATGCTGATTGCCGCAATGGATGATCTGGCGGCGGGCGAGGGCGACCTGACCAAACGCGTACAGATCAACAGCAAGGATGAAATCGGCGACATGGCCTCGGCGGTCAATCGCTTCGTCGACAAATTGCAGCCGATCGTGCGTGAAGCGGGCGATGTAGCCCAGCGCACCGGCGTTGAAATCGGCGCGATGACTTTGCGCAATGCCGGCGCCGATGCGGCGGCGGGCATGCAGCGCGACGAAGTGGCCGAGAGCCTGCGCGCGCTGTCGCAAATGGCCGATGAGGCGCAATCGGAAAGCCACGCGATGCAGGCCGCCTTGCAGCAAGTGGTGGATATTCGCCAGGCCACTGACGAAAACACTCGGACGTCGGCCAAGGTCGGCAGCCTGATCGAAGCGCTAGCCGGGCAGGTCGATACCGGGGCGAAAGTCATCGAGCGGCTGGCGCAGCAAAGTGAGCAGATTGAAGTGGTGCTGACGGTGATCCACGGTATCGCCGAACAAACCAACCTGCTGGCGCTGAACGCAGCCATCGAAGCGGCGCGCGCGGGTGAAACCGGTCGCGGTTTTGCGGTGGTGGCGGACGAAGTGCGCGCGCTGGCGAGCAAGACGCAGAGTTCGACGGGCGACATTCAGGCGCACATCGTCGCGTTGCAACAAGGCGCGCGTGAAGCGGTGGCGGCGATTGGTCAGGCCGGGCGTCAGGCCAGCGAAGGTTTGCTGGTATTGCGTGACAGTGCGCGGCTGCAGCAGTCCGTGCAGGTGTCGGTCGAGCAAGTTCACGCGGCGATCGGCCTCGCGACTCAGGCTGCGGCGCATCAGGCGCAAGGCGCGCAAGCGGTGCGTGGGCGCGTTGAAACCATTCATGCGCAGGCTGAGAAAGCGGCTCAAGCGGTGGTTGAAACCACGGCCAGCGGCAAAGTGCTGGATGGCTTGGCGGCGCAGTTGAAGGCGAGTCTGGGGCAGTTCAGGGCTTAG
- a CDS encoding adenylosuccinate synthase, with translation MGKNVVVLGTQWGDEGKGKIVDLLTEHAAAVVRYQGGHNAGHTLVIDGEKTVLHLIPSGVLREGVQCLIGNGVVVAPDALLREITKLEEKGVPVRKRLRISPSCPLILSFHVALDQAREKARGELKIGTTGRGIGPAYEDKVARRGLRVGDLLNMPRFEDKLRELVDYHNFMLVGYYKEPAIEFEKTLAECKEYAELLKPLMLDVTAELHDLRRAGKDIMFEGAQGSLLDIDHGTYPYVTSSNTTAGGVATGSGVGPMFLDYILGITKAYTTRVGSGPFPTELFDDVGAHLAKQGHEFGATTGRARRCGWFDAVILRRAIDVNSISGICLTKLDVLDGLQTINICVGYKDAQGNAVAPTDADSYVGLQPVYEEVPGWTESTVGAKTLEELPANARAYIKRVEELIGAPIDIISTGPDRNETIVLRHPFA, from the coding sequence ATGGGTAAGAATGTCGTAGTCCTGGGCACCCAATGGGGTGATGAGGGCAAAGGCAAGATCGTTGATCTGCTGACCGAACATGCTGCCGCCGTAGTGCGCTACCAAGGTGGCCACAACGCGGGTCACACCCTGGTGATCGACGGCGAAAAAACCGTCTTGCACCTGATCCCGTCGGGCGTGCTGCGCGAAGGCGTGCAGTGCCTGATCGGCAATGGCGTGGTGGTTGCACCTGACGCCTTGCTGCGCGAGATCACCAAGCTGGAAGAGAAAGGCGTACCGGTGCGCAAGCGCCTGCGTATCAGCCCGTCCTGCCCGCTGATCCTGTCCTTCCACGTGGCGCTGGACCAGGCCCGTGAAAAGGCCCGTGGCGAGCTGAAGATCGGTACGACCGGTCGCGGCATCGGCCCGGCGTACGAAGACAAGGTTGCACGTCGTGGCCTGCGTGTGGGCGACCTGCTCAACATGCCGCGTTTCGAAGACAAGCTGCGTGAACTGGTGGATTACCACAACTTCATGCTGGTCGGTTACTACAAAGAGCCGGCCATCGAGTTCGAAAAAACCCTCGCCGAGTGCAAGGAATACGCCGAACTGCTCAAGCCGCTGATGCTCGACGTGACCGCCGAGCTGCACGACCTGCGCCGCGCCGGCAAAGACATCATGTTCGAAGGCGCACAGGGTTCGTTGCTCGACATCGACCACGGTACCTACCCGTACGTGACCAGCTCCAACACCACCGCTGGTGGCGTTGCGACCGGTTCGGGCGTTGGCCCGATGTTCCTGGACTACATCCTCGGCATCACCAAGGCTTACACCACTCGCGTCGGTTCGGGTCCATTCCCGACTGAACTGTTTGACGACGTGGGCGCGCACCTGGCCAAACAAGGTCACGAGTTCGGTGCTACCACCGGCCGTGCCCGTCGTTGTGGCTGGTTCGACGCCGTTATCCTGCGTCGCGCTATCGATGTGAACAGCATTTCGGGCATCTGCCTGACCAAGCTGGACGTACTCGACGGCCTGCAAACCATCAACATCTGCGTTGGCTACAAAGACGCGCAAGGCAATGCCGTTGCGCCGACTGACGCTGACAGCTACGTCGGCCTGCAGCCGGTGTACGAAGAAGTGCCGGGCTGGACTGAATCGACCGTGGGCGCAAAAACCCTGGAAGAGCTGCCAGCCAATGCTCGTGCCTACATCAAGCGCGTTGAAGAGTTGATCGGCGCGCCGATTGACATTATTTCGACAGGTCCGGACCGCAACGAAACCATCGTTTTGCGTCACCCGTTCGCTTAA